A DNA window from Pseudomonas wuhanensis contains the following coding sequences:
- a CDS encoding phosphatidate cytidylyltransferase — protein sequence MLKQRIITALILLPIALCGFFLLEGSGFALFIGLVVTLGAWEWARLAGFAAQSIRLAYAAVVALMLFFMHILPGLAPWVLGAAVLWWGVATYLVLTYPQSSQHWASAACKLVIGLLILLPAWQGLVLIKQEPLGNWLIMAVMVLVWGADIGAYFSGRAFGKRKLAPQVSPGKSWEGVYGGLLVSLVITAIVGFVRDWSFAQMLMGLFGAAIIVFISVVGDLTESMFKRQSGIKDSSNLLPGHGGVLDRIDSLTAAIPVFAVLLWMAA from the coding sequence ATGCTTAAACAACGAATCATCACGGCGCTGATTCTGCTGCCGATTGCCCTGTGCGGGTTTTTCCTGCTCGAAGGGTCCGGTTTTGCGCTGTTCATCGGGCTGGTGGTGACGCTCGGGGCGTGGGAGTGGGCGCGGTTGGCAGGTTTCGCTGCTCAGTCGATTCGCCTTGCCTATGCCGCTGTGGTCGCGTTGATGCTGTTTTTCATGCACATCCTGCCGGGGCTCGCGCCTTGGGTGTTGGGTGCTGCAGTGCTCTGGTGGGGCGTGGCCACGTATCTGGTGCTGACCTATCCACAGTCCAGTCAACATTGGGCCAGTGCTGCCTGCAAACTGGTGATCGGTTTGTTGATTCTGTTGCCGGCCTGGCAAGGCCTGGTTCTGATCAAGCAGGAACCCTTGGGTAACTGGCTGATCATGGCCGTAATGGTGCTGGTCTGGGGTGCCGATATTGGTGCGTACTTTTCCGGTCGGGCCTTCGGCAAACGCAAGTTGGCGCCCCAGGTCAGCCCTGGCAAGAGCTGGGAAGGCGTATACGGCGGCTTGCTGGTGAGTCTGGTGATTACCGCAATCGTCGGTTTTGTGCGGGACTGGAGTTTCGCTCAGATGCTGATGGGCCTGTTCGGTGCCGCAATTATCGTATTCATTTCAGTGGTCGGCGACCTCACCGAAAGCATGTTCAAGCGCCAGTCGGGGATCAAGGACAGCAGTAATCTGCTGCCCGGCCACGGCGGCGTGCTGGACCGCATCGACAGCCTGACGGCAGCGATTCCGGTATTCGCAGTGCTGCTGTGGATGGCAGCATGA
- the uppS gene encoding polyprenyl diphosphate synthase, whose product MDKTKQTAPSAVPRHVAIIMDGNNRWAKKRFMPGVAGHKAGVDAVRAVIEVCAEAKVEVLTLFAFSSENWQRPADEVSALMDLFFKALRREAKRLNDNNISLRIIGDRSRFHPELQAAMREAEAMTVGANRFVLQIAANYGGQWDIAQAAQRLAREVQAGHLRPEDITPELLQTCLATGDLPLPDLCIRTGGEHRISNFLLWQLAYAELYFSDLFWPDFKHDAMRNALADFASRQRRFGKTSEQVEAGARV is encoded by the coding sequence ATGGATAAGACAAAGCAGACTGCGCCGTCCGCGGTGCCGCGCCATGTCGCGATCATCATGGATGGTAATAATCGCTGGGCGAAAAAACGCTTTATGCCGGGTGTCGCCGGGCATAAAGCAGGCGTGGATGCGGTGCGTGCGGTCATCGAGGTGTGTGCCGAGGCCAAGGTTGAAGTACTGACCCTGTTCGCCTTCTCCAGCGAGAACTGGCAGCGCCCGGCCGATGAGGTCAGTGCCTTGATGGATCTGTTCTTCAAGGCGTTGCGTCGCGAGGCCAAGCGCCTCAACGACAACAACATCAGTTTGCGCATCATTGGCGATCGTTCGCGTTTTCACCCGGAGCTTCAGGCCGCCATGCGCGAAGCCGAGGCGATGACTGTCGGTGCCAACCGCTTTGTCCTGCAGATCGCCGCCAACTATGGCGGTCAGTGGGATATCGCGCAAGCCGCGCAGCGTCTGGCTCGCGAAGTTCAGGCCGGGCATCTGCGTCCGGAGGACATTACCCCAGAGCTGTTACAAACCTGTCTGGCGACCGGCGATCTGCCGCTGCCAGACTTGTGTATCCGTACCGGTGGCGAGCATCGCATCAGTAACTTCCTGCTGTGGCAGCTGGCTTACGCCGAGTTGTACTTCTCCGACCTGTTCTGGCCGGACTTCAAACACGACGCCATGCGCAATGCGCTAGCCGATTTCGCTTCTCGCCAGCGTCGCTTCGGTAAAACGAGCGAGCAGGTCGAGGCTGGAGCCCGGGTTTAA